The following proteins are co-located in the Nocardia bhagyanarayanae genome:
- a CDS encoding sensor histidine kinase produces MDVTQAIPPPAGARQAVPFRERGRVRDRLAAFARDPIGTFQRSLTELPFDYPPKVIVIADIATFVIGVAATVQRHAYFPTAVPLIAMLLLFLSVPAFCLFGVVPNPATLGLCGMGAAALFLLQPVAADFAPFVLVIVVGEVAALASVRVGAAVAVGAIAELVAFDIAGNVLWSADTERFSGLPMYGMGIVLGFMCGLMLQYQRRFLYRERHYQDMRAAQAAEEERRRIAREVHDVIAHSLSITLLHLTAARHALETDRDVDEAVEALVDAERLGRQAMADIRRTVGLLDKRPAKLAPEPSVGDIEDLVGDFVRAGLDVRYRCTDDLSPVTAAVGLALYRIGQESLANVVKHAPGATATVLLTVDDATAALTVVNTLPAGLPAQRGNGMGLSGMWQRAELLGGRLTAGPAEDGWSVRAEFPLVASKAWLHCPLPGLFLDATTAVREGVTPPEQPPSLGAPAWRTMREGA; encoded by the coding sequence ATGGATGTGACGCAGGCCATCCCTCCGCCCGCTGGCGCCCGACAGGCGGTTCCGTTCCGGGAGCGCGGGCGCGTGCGGGACCGGCTCGCCGCGTTCGCGCGCGATCCGATCGGCACCTTCCAGCGAAGTCTGACGGAGCTGCCGTTCGACTATCCGCCGAAGGTGATCGTCATCGCCGACATCGCGACCTTCGTGATCGGCGTCGCGGCCACCGTGCAGCGGCACGCCTACTTCCCGACCGCGGTGCCGCTGATCGCCATGCTGTTGCTGTTCCTCTCGGTCCCGGCGTTCTGCCTGTTCGGCGTGGTGCCCAACCCGGCCACCCTCGGGCTGTGCGGGATGGGCGCGGCGGCGTTGTTCCTGCTGCAACCGGTCGCGGCGGATTTCGCGCCGTTCGTTCTTGTCATCGTCGTCGGCGAGGTCGCGGCGCTCGCGTCGGTGCGGGTCGGCGCCGCGGTGGCGGTGGGGGCGATCGCCGAGCTGGTGGCCTTCGACATCGCGGGCAACGTGCTGTGGAGCGCCGACACCGAACGCTTCTCGGGCCTGCCGATGTACGGCATGGGCATCGTGCTCGGCTTCATGTGCGGGCTGATGCTCCAGTACCAACGGCGGTTCCTCTACCGGGAAAGGCACTACCAGGACATGCGCGCGGCCCAGGCGGCTGAAGAAGAGCGGCGCAGGATCGCCCGCGAAGTCCACGACGTGATCGCGCATTCGCTGAGCATCACGCTGCTGCACCTCACCGCCGCGCGGCACGCGCTGGAGACCGATCGCGATGTGGACGAGGCGGTGGAGGCCCTGGTCGACGCCGAACGACTCGGCCGCCAGGCGATGGCCGACATCCGGCGCACCGTGGGACTGCTGGACAAACGACCCGCCAAGCTGGCTCCGGAACCGAGCGTCGGCGATATCGAGGATCTCGTCGGCGATTTCGTGCGCGCCGGACTCGACGTGCGCTACCGGTGCACCGACGACCTGTCCCCGGTGACGGCGGCGGTGGGCCTCGCGCTCTACCGCATCGGCCAGGAGTCGCTGGCCAACGTGGTCAAGCACGCGCCGGGCGCGACGGCGACCGTCCTGCTCACGGTGGACGACGCCACGGCGGCGCTGACGGTGGTCAACACGCTGCCCGCCGGACTGCCCGCGCAGCGCGGCAACGGGATGGGCCTGTCCGGCATGTGGCAGCGCGCCGAACTGCTCGGCGGACGGCTGACCGCCGGACCCGCCGAGGACGGCTGGTCGGTGCGCGCCGAGTTCCCGCTCGTCGCGTCCAAGGCCTGGCTGCACTGTCCGCTGCCCGGCCTGTTCCTCGACGCCACGACCGCCGTGCGCGAGGGCGTGACGCCGCCCGAGCAGCCGCCCTCGCTCGGCGCTCCGGCGTGGCGCACCATGCGGGAGGGCGCGTGA
- a CDS encoding response regulator, which produces MTAAAPDTDAIAVLVVDDQELVRGGLRRILRRRDGFLVTECADGDEVPAAVAAGKPDVVLMDLRMKRVDGIDATRLLRATEGAPPVLVLTTFDDDQLLSGALRAGAAGFILKDSPAEDLIRAVRMVAAGGAWLDPSVTGRVLSAYRTVRPVSTRADSRLADLTAREYEVLELIGRGRANAEIARQLGISEVTVKSHVGHIFGKLDLRDRAAAIVFAFDHGVVSPGESTL; this is translated from the coding sequence GTGACGGCCGCCGCCCCCGACACGGACGCCATCGCCGTCCTCGTCGTCGACGATCAGGAACTGGTGCGCGGCGGACTGCGCCGGATCCTGCGCCGCCGCGACGGTTTCCTGGTGACCGAATGCGCCGACGGTGACGAGGTGCCCGCCGCGGTGGCCGCCGGCAAACCCGACGTGGTGCTGATGGATCTGCGCATGAAACGCGTGGACGGCATCGATGCCACCCGCCTGCTGCGCGCCACCGAGGGTGCGCCACCGGTGCTGGTGCTCACCACGTTCGACGACGACCAGCTGCTGTCCGGCGCGCTGCGCGCGGGCGCCGCCGGTTTCATCCTCAAGGATTCGCCCGCCGAGGACCTGATCCGCGCGGTGCGGATGGTGGCCGCGGGCGGTGCGTGGCTGGACCCGTCGGTGACCGGCCGGGTGCTGTCCGCCTATCGAACCGTCCGTCCGGTATCCACTCGGGCCGACAGCAGACTAGCGGATTTGACCGCGCGCGAGTACGAAGTGCTCGAATTGATCGGCCGCGGTCGCGCGAACGCGGAAATCGCCAGGCAGCTGGGCATCTCGGAAGTCACCGTGAAAAGCCATGTCGGACACATATTCGGCAAGCTGGACCTGCGAGATCGCGCCGCCGCGATCGTCTTTGCGTTTGACCACGGGGTGGTCTCACCCGGAGAATCCACTCTCTAA